The following are from one region of the Penaeus vannamei isolate JL-2024 chromosome 28, ASM4276789v1, whole genome shotgun sequence genome:
- the LOC138867112 gene encoding uncharacterized protein: MAAAVSTRVKSVTPSAGDVALERRRLTSRGVSAFNLLSLTLLNRHRTALALALLAVSAASPGFLGLLGGGGRGKGGGGGRGRGHGGGSSGLGVTVINVSYGGSGGGGGGRGGKGVGGGGGGVHGGGGGGSYGSGGGGGAKGGHGGGSFAGAGGYGSTGSGGHGGGGTGGYGGGSGGGGYGAGVTTGGFGGGGYGGGSVGGFGGHTGGGAGGYGGSSGGGGYGFASGGGGGYGGSGGGGYGGSSGVGGIGSGGYGFSSGGGGGHGGHGGGGYTVTTIYRGSTGGGFGGGAASGHGGGGGYGGGSGGGIHVVRGGGYGK, encoded by the exons ATGGCAGCCGCTGTCTCCACGCGGGTCAAGAGCGTGACGCCGAGTGCCGGTGACGTGGCTCTGGAGCGGCGGCGCCTCACTTCGCGGGGGGTTTCAG CCTTCAACCTGCTTTCGCTGACTCTGCTGAACCgtcat AGAACCGCCCTCGCGTTGGCACTGCTGGCCGTGAGTGCCGCCTCGCCCGGCTTCCTTGGTctcttaggaggaggagggagagggaagggcggagggggaggcagag GACGAGGCCACGGCGGCGGTAGCAGCGGGCTGGGCGTCACCGTCATCAACGTCTCCTACGgcgggagcggcggcggcggcggcggcaggggaGGCAAAGGCGTGGGCG gaggcggcggaggcgtccacgggggaggcggaggcggcagcTACGGcagcggcggaggaggcggagcgaAGGGAGGCCACGGCGGCGGGAGCTTTGCAGGCGCTGGAGGTTACGGCAGCACAGGCTCTGGAGGCCATGGAGGCGGAGGCACAGGGGGGTACGGGGGCGGCAGTGGAGGCGGTGGGTACGGAGCTGGAGTAACAACTGGAGGCTTTGGGGGAGGTGGATACGGAGGCGGTAGCGTCGGAGGTTTTGGAGGCCATACAGGCGGAGGGGCAGGTGGCTACGGAGGCAGCAGCGGAGGCGGTGGATATGGATTcgcaagtggaggaggaggtggatacggaGGCAGCGGTGGAGGTGGATACGGAGGCAGCAGCGGAGTTGGAGGTATCGGAAGTGGAGGATACGGATTctcaagtggaggaggaggtggacacgGAGGCCACGGCGGAGGAGGTTACACAGTCACGACCATCTACCGAGGGAGCACTGGAGGTGGCTTTGGAGGCGGAGCTGCGAGCggacacggaggaggaggtggatacggCGGAGGCAGTGGAGGTGGAATCCATGTTGTGAGAG GAGGCGGCTACGGGAAGTGA